In the Panthera uncia isolate 11264 chromosome D2, Puncia_PCG_1.0, whole genome shotgun sequence genome, one interval contains:
- the LOC125933140 gene encoding LOW QUALITY PROTEIN: zinc finger protein 883-like (The sequence of the model RefSeq protein was modified relative to this genomic sequence to represent the inferred CDS: inserted 2 bases in 2 codons; deleted 1 base in 1 codon; substituted 1 base at 1 genomic stop codon), protein MMVRGRDQVSEKIAIHSTFSILSQKEQKKNKSQGSISFEDVTVNFTQEEWGQLDPDQRTLYRDVMLENDGFFISLGHSITKPEEIFKLEQGASWILEEEFASQYYLREQSREIRFQVVVSGIGIFGVFSRPSFKRLCLEVTKDSYPPVIETIQERNPMMPVGVRNCFRILIMTKLITRKKFNEFNKNESIFYHNEDFIWQQKIHTAEQLFEYSECIKAFHSNDLFITHKGTHTGEKFRDYNECEKTFRGESNRMLGQIIYSRKNPYKFKACGETCDKSVLWKKCHRIHMGEKYHECDVCGKTFLRKSNLIVHLKTHTGEKPYECNECGKPFYHKPALTVHQRIHTXRETYECVKCGKTFYQNSALRQHQRTHTGEKPXKCSECGKSFSQKSDLTVHQRSHIGEKPCKCNECDKSFSIKSKLNVQERIHSGEKSYECSERGKMYYMKSTLSKHQRLHTGERIHECNECRKTFCGKSVLLKHQRTHTGEKPYEYVECRKTFSEKSTLSKHQRIHTGEKPFECNKCGKAFYQKSQLIQHQRIHTGEKPYECKECGRTFCQKASLNVHQXTHMGEKPFECNECGKSFYDSSTLIKRKRIHSGEKPYIMYECGKTFSHKPNLTTHQRIHIEEKHCKDGCVKPSCCNSELLARQYIHMDISISLPPCGCNECGKSYQKSAFIELTHNR, encoded by the exons ATGATGGTGAGAGGTCGGGACCAAGTTTCAGAAAAGATAG CTATACATTCAACCTTCTCTATACTTTCccaaaaggaacagaagaagaaCAAATCCCag GGATCGATTTCATTTGAGGATGTGACTGTGAACTTTACCCAGGAGGAGTGGGGTCAACTTGACCCTGATCAGAGGACCTTGTACAGGGATGTGATGTTGGAGAACGATGGCTTCTTCATCTCACTGG GACATTCCATTACCAAACCAGAGGAGATCTTCAAGTTAGAGCAAGGAGCATCATGGATATTAGAGGAGGAGTTTGCAAGCCAGTATTACCTACGTGAGCAATCCAGGGAAATTAGATTCCAGGTTGTTGTTTCAGGTATAGGCATCTTCGGAGTGTTTTCAAGACCCTCTTTCAAGAGACTCTGTTTAGAAGTGACTAAGGAT agTTACCCACCAGTAATAGAAACTATTCAGGAAAGAAATCCGATGATGCCAGTGGGCGTGAGAAATTGCTTCCGGATATTAATCATGACGAAACTCATAACTAGAAAGAAGTtcaatgaatttaataaaaatgagagcaTCTTCTATCATAATGAGGATTTTATTTGGCAACAAAAGATTCACACTGCAGAGCAACTGTTTGAATATAGTGAATGCATTAAAGCCTTCCACAGTAATGATCTCTTCATTACACATAAAGGAACTCACACAGGGGAGAAATTCCGTGATTATAATGAATGTGAGAAAACTTTCAGGGGTGAGTCAAACCGCATGTTAGGCCAGATAATTTACTCAAGGAAGAATCCCTATAAATTTAAGGCATGTGGAGAAACCTGTGATAAGTCAGTCCTTTGGAAGAAATGTCATAGAATTCACATGGGTGAGAAATACCACGAGTGTGATGTGTGTGGGAAAACCTTCCTCCGTAAGTCAAACCTCATCGTACatctgaaaacacacacaggagaaaaaccctatgaatgtaatgaatgtgggaaaccCTTTTACCATAAGCCAGCCCTCACTGTAcatcaaagaattcata aGAGAGAGACCTATGAATGTGTTAAATGCGGGAAAACTTTCTACCAGAACTCAGCCCTCCGTCAACATCAGAGaacacacacaggggagaagc TAAAATGTAGTGAATGTGGAAAATCTTTCTCCCAAAAGTCAGACCTGACTGTGCATCAGAGATCTCACATAGGAGAAAAACCTTGTAAATGTAATGAGTGTGACAAATCCTTCAGTATAAAGTCAAAACTCAATGTACAGGAGAGAATACACTCAGGGGAGAAGTCTTATGAATGTAGTGAACGTGGGAAAATGTATTATATGAAGTCAACCCTCAGTAAACATCAAAGACTTCATACAGGGGAGAGAATACATGAATGCAATGAATGTAGGAAGACCTTCTGTGGGAAGTCAGTTCTTCTTAaacatcagagaactcacacagggGAGAAACCTTATGAATATGTAGAATGTAGGAAAACCTTTTCTGAGAAGTCAACCCTCAGTAAACATCAGAGGATTCATACTGGGGAGAAACCCTTTGAATGTAACAAATGTGGGAAGGCATTTTACCAGAAGTCCCAACTTATTCAACATCAGAGGATTCACACAggggagaaaccctatgaatgtaaagaatgtgggagAACATTTTGCCAGAAGGCATCCCTCAATGTACATCAGTGAACACACATGGGAGAGAAGCCCTTTGAATGCAACGAATGTGGAAAATCTTTCTATGATAGTTCGACCCTCATTAAACGTAAGAGAATTCACTCAGGGGAGAAACCCTATATA ATGTATGAATGTGGGAAGACCTTCAGCCACAAACCAAATCTCACCACACATCAGAGAATACACATAGAAGAGAAACACTGTAAAGATGGATGTGTGAAACCATCTTGCTGTAACTCAGAACTGTTGGCCCGACAGTATATCCATATGGATATATCcatatccctccctccctgtggttgtaatgaatgtgggaagtcCTACCAGAAGTCAGCCTTCATAGAACTCACACACAATAGATAG